Proteins co-encoded in one Pseudomonas beijingensis genomic window:
- a CDS encoding homocysteine S-methyltransferase family protein has product MGAGTTVILDGGMGRELQRRGAPFRQPEWSALALSEAPQAVEAVHAAYIASGAQVITSNSYAVVPFHIGETRFAAEGQALAALAGELAQRAVQASGKAVRVAGSLPPLFGSYRPDLFDASRASELLAPLVNGLASHVDLWLAETQSSTVEARAIHAGLPKDGKPFWLSFTLKDEDTDEVPRLRSGEPVADAAAVAAELGVEVLLFNCSQPEVIGAAIDAARDTFERLGVKIDIGAYANAFPPQPKEATANDGLDPLREDLDPPGYLQWAADWRKRGANHLGGCCGIGPEHIAVLAQQLD; this is encoded by the coding sequence ATGGGCGCAGGAACGACAGTTATTCTCGATGGCGGCATGGGCCGCGAACTGCAACGCCGGGGCGCGCCGTTCCGGCAGCCTGAGTGGTCGGCCCTGGCCTTGAGCGAAGCGCCCCAGGCGGTTGAAGCCGTGCACGCGGCCTACATTGCCAGCGGCGCCCAGGTGATCACCAGCAACAGCTATGCAGTGGTGCCGTTCCATATTGGCGAAACGCGTTTCGCCGCCGAAGGCCAGGCCTTGGCTGCGCTGGCTGGCGAGTTGGCGCAACGGGCGGTACAGGCTTCAGGCAAAGCAGTACGGGTGGCCGGGTCATTGCCGCCGCTGTTCGGTTCCTATCGGCCGGATCTGTTCGACGCCTCCCGCGCCAGTGAACTGCTGGCGCCCCTGGTGAACGGCCTGGCGTCCCATGTCGACCTGTGGCTGGCCGAGACCCAAAGCTCCACGGTCGAAGCGCGGGCGATTCACGCCGGCCTGCCGAAAGACGGCAAGCCGTTCTGGCTGTCGTTCACCCTGAAAGACGAAGACACCGATGAAGTGCCACGCCTGCGCTCCGGCGAGCCGGTGGCGGACGCTGCGGCGGTGGCGGCCGAACTGGGCGTCGAAGTGCTGCTGTTCAACTGCAGCCAACCGGAAGTGATCGGCGCGGCCATCGATGCGGCGCGGGACACCTTCGAGCGCTTGGGGGTGAAGATCGACATCGGTGCCTACGCCAACGCCTTCCCGCCGCAACCGAAGGAAGCGACGGCCAACGACGGATTGGACCCGTTGCGCGAAGACCTCGACCCACCGGGTTATCTGCAATGGGCGGCGGACTGGCGCAAGCGCGGGGCCAATCACCTGGGCGGCTGCTGCGGGATCGGGCCGGAGCATATTGCCGTGTTGGCGCAACAGCTGGACTGA